The following coding sequences lie in one Rutidosis leptorrhynchoides isolate AG116_Rl617_1_P2 chromosome 4, CSIRO_AGI_Rlap_v1, whole genome shotgun sequence genomic window:
- the LOC139842411 gene encoding uncharacterized protein — MAPSGKYDKVYTVTSVTHLIPIKLDLAKLNYTHWSTLFANHCSTYNVSAFLESAVTTNDDEETKKADAAVLGWIYLTISEPHLERLLNTQPKTAYSAWEFLKKIFQDNKRSKVVELTSELRALNIGDLTPEQYFRKIDSISAMLANLGTTIQDEDLVTYAIHGLNGRFPHAKHIILHNNPFPSYETV; from the coding sequence ATGGCGCCATCCGGCAAGTATGATAAAGTCTACACCGTCACCTCGGTTACGCACCTTATACCAATTAAACTAGATCTCGCTAAACTTAATTACACGCATTGGAGCACTCTTTTCGCAAACCACTGCTCCACCTACAACGTTTCTGCTTTTCTTGAATCAGCCGTCACAACCAACGATGACGAAGAAACAAAAAAGGCTGACGCAGCCGTTCTTGGGTGGATCTACCTCACGATCTCCGAGCCTCACCTAGAACGGCTTCTAAACACACAACCGAAAACCGCCTACTCAGCATGGGAATTCTTGAAAAAGATTTTTCAAGACAATAAACGATCCAAGGTAGTGGAACTCACCTCCGAGTTACGTGCCCTCAATATTGGCGATCTCACACCCGAACAATATTTTCGAAAAATAGACAGTATCTCCGCCATGCTTGCTAATCTCGGCACCACCATCCAAGATGAAGACCTTGTCACTTACGCGATACATGGACTCAATGGCCGGTTCCCTCACGCAAAACACATCATACTTCATAACAATCCCTTCCCGAGTTATGAGACCGTTTGA